The Seleniivibrio woodruffii genome window below encodes:
- the gyrB gene encoding DNA topoisomerase (ATP-hydrolyzing) subunit B, translating into MTNTPNNYSEDSIRVLEGLEAVRQRPGMYIGSVGSRGLHHLVYEVVDNSIDEASAGYCSNINVIIHIDGSVTVEDDGRGIPVGMHPTAGKPTVEVVMTVLHAGGKFDSGSYFASGGLHGVGVSVVNALSEFLEVTVRREGGVYFQRYERGKPVTEFKRVGDTDKKGTKITFKPDFQIFETLDFSYETLSRRLRELAFLNSGLRIKVSDERFDQSNDYHAEGGIVSYIKFLNKAKTLILDEPIYHMEMTDDRISVEFAILYNDSYVESLYSYVNNIHTEEGGTHEAGFKAAYTKVFNNFVNKYNLIKEKITLTGDDIREGMSAIISVRLNEPVFEGQTKTKLGSSSARNAVESIMSKFLQDFFEENPNIVKKILDKALQAFRAREAARKAKELTRRKNVLEVSTLPGKLADCQEKDPANSELFLVEGDSAGGSAKQCRDRRTQAILPLKGKILNVEKARFDKLLSSAEIRTLITALGTSIGDKDFNIEKLRYHKVIIMTDADVDGAHISTLLMTFFFRYMRQIIERGYLYMAAPPLYKVKKGKSERYIQNEDEMEDYLLDLGLEDVEIQGVNRNRYKELLINLIKVNRMVSKYERKGFERRLIKTLAVYDELDYTKLENEDFVRGIYKKLQDNGSLTKYINTGINFNPEFGRYNITLESNSQLLAINTELLATPEFRELRRLGMFLKEIGDAPYRIKVGEDMKTFETLTEFVSFIEQRGKKGLNIQRYKGLGEMNPEQLWETTVDPERRTLYQVRIEDAEVASELFTLLMGDVVAPRREFIENNALNVRNLDV; encoded by the coding sequence ATGACGAACACTCCCAATAATTACAGTGAAGACAGTATCCGAGTGCTCGAAGGTCTGGAGGCTGTCCGTCAGCGTCCGGGTATGTACATCGGTTCGGTGGGCTCAAGGGGTCTGCACCACCTGGTGTACGAGGTTGTTGATAACTCCATCGACGAGGCCTCAGCAGGGTATTGTAGTAACATCAACGTAATTATCCACATAGACGGTTCCGTTACTGTTGAGGATGATGGCCGTGGTATTCCCGTGGGTATGCACCCCACAGCCGGCAAACCCACTGTCGAGGTGGTTATGACGGTTCTCCACGCAGGCGGTAAGTTCGACAGCGGATCATATTTCGCATCCGGCGGTCTCCACGGAGTGGGCGTTTCAGTTGTAAACGCACTCAGTGAGTTTCTTGAGGTAACAGTCCGCAGAGAGGGCGGGGTTTACTTTCAGAGATACGAACGTGGAAAACCTGTCACAGAGTTCAAGCGTGTGGGCGACACAGACAAGAAAGGTACGAAGATAACGTTCAAGCCTGATTTCCAGATATTTGAAACTCTGGATTTCTCATATGAAACACTCTCCAGACGCCTTCGTGAGCTTGCTTTCCTTAACAGCGGTCTGCGCATCAAGGTCAGCGATGAGCGTTTTGACCAGTCGAACGATTATCACGCCGAGGGCGGAATTGTCAGCTATATCAAGTTCCTGAACAAGGCTAAAACACTTATACTTGACGAACCCATATATCACATGGAAATGACTGATGACCGTATATCCGTCGAGTTCGCAATTCTTTATAACGACAGCTATGTCGAATCCCTCTACTCATATGTCAACAATATCCACACAGAGGAGGGAGGTACCCATGAGGCGGGCTTTAAGGCAGCTTATACAAAAGTTTTCAACAACTTTGTCAACAAGTACAACCTCATAAAAGAGAAGATAACACTCACCGGGGACGATATCCGTGAGGGTATGTCCGCAATAATATCCGTCCGTCTTAACGAACCTGTTTTCGAAGGACAGACAAAGACAAAACTGGGCTCAAGCTCCGCAAGAAACGCCGTTGAATCTATAATGAGTAAATTCCTTCAGGATTTCTTCGAAGAGAACCCTAACATTGTCAAAAAGATACTCGATAAAGCACTTCAGGCGTTCAGAGCCAGAGAGGCCGCAAGAAAGGCGAAGGAACTCACCAGACGCAAGAACGTTCTGGAGGTTTCAACCCTTCCCGGAAAACTCGCAGACTGTCAGGAAAAGGATCCCGCAAACTCGGAACTCTTCCTTGTCGAGGGTGATTCTGCGGGTGGTTCTGCAAAACAGTGCCGCGATAGACGTACTCAGGCGATACTCCCCCTTAAGGGTAAGATACTTAACGTTGAGAAGGCACGTTTCGATAAACTGCTCTCCAGTGCAGAGATAAGAACTCTTATCACCGCTCTGGGAACAAGCATCGGCGATAAGGATTTCAACATAGAAAAGCTCCGTTACCACAAAGTCATCATTATGACCGATGCCGACGTGGACGGTGCGCACATTTCAACTCTGCTTATGACCTTCTTTTTCCGCTACATGAGACAGATAATCGAGCGGGGATACCTCTATATGGCCGCTCCCCCTCTTTACAAGGTCAAAAAGGGCAAAAGCGAGAGATATATCCAGAACGAGGACGAGATGGAGGACTATCTGCTCGATCTCGGTCTTGAGGATGTTGAGATTCAGGGCGTCAACCGCAACAGATATAAAGAGCTTCTTATAAACCTCATTAAAGTGAACCGTATGGTGAGCAAATATGAAAGAAAGGGTTTTGAGAGAAGACTTATCAAAACACTTGCTGTGTATGACGAACTTGACTATACGAAACTCGAAAACGAGGATTTTGTCAGAGGCATCTATAAAAAGCTTCAGGACAACGGCTCACTGACCAAGTATATCAATACAGGCATTAACTTTAACCCTGAGTTCGGAAGATATAATATCACTCTTGAGAGCAATTCACAGCTTCTGGCAATCAACACTGAGCTTCTGGCAACGCCCGAATTCAGAGAACTTCGCCGTCTGGGAATGTTCCTTAAAGAGATCGGCGATGCGCCCTACAGAATTAAAGTCGGCGAGGATATGAAAACCTTTGAAACACTCACCGAGTTTGTAAGCTTCATAGAGCAGAGGGGCAAAAAAGGTCTTAATATCCAGCGATATAAAGGTCTTGGTGAGATGAACCCCGAACAGCTCTGGGAAACCACAGTCGACCCCGAAAGACGTACTCTTTATCAGGTGCGTATCGAGGATGCCGAGGTTGCAAGCGAACTTTTCACCCTGCTGATGGGTGATGTTGTTGCACCCAGAAGGGAGTTCATAGAGAATAACGCTCTTAATGTCAGAAATCTGGATGTCTAG
- the hfq gene encoding RNA chaperone Hfq, protein MDSSVSGASFHAQIEFVFMHNARTRKIPLMFIMKNKERFRGRVMDFDPYHILLDDAELKILLSKNDIATVASARTVVDIDFISKIYYSAHQGRHPKHTRPPMQDIFLNEVRKSRSPIVSFLINGVKIRGSLIGFDNYTLLTSFEGRQQLVYKNTISTIYPIYQTGEIIKYDGER, encoded by the coding sequence ATGGATAGTTCTGTTTCGGGCGCATCATTTCATGCGCAGATAGAATTTGTGTTTATGCACAACGCAAGAACACGAAAGATTCCGCTGATGTTCATTATGAAGAACAAAGAGAGATTCAGAGGGAGGGTGATGGATTTCGACCCGTATCACATCCTTCTGGATGACGCAGAACTTAAAATTCTCTTATCTAAGAATGATATAGCTACTGTAGCATCTGCGAGGACAGTTGTTGATATCGACTTTATCTCAAAGATTTACTACAGCGCACATCAGGGACGACACCCGAAGCACACGAGACCCCCCATGCAGGATATCTTTCTTAACGAAGTGCGTAAATCACGCTCACCCATAGTCAGCTTCCTTATAAACGGTGTAAAGATAAGAGGAAGTCTCATCGGTTTCGACAATTATACACTTCTGACATCATTTGAGGGACGTCAGCAGCTGGTCTATAAAAATACTATTTCAACCATATACCCCATCTATCAGACAGGGGAAATTATTAAATACGACGGCGAGAGATAA
- the recF gene encoding DNA replication/repair protein RecF (All proteins in this family for which functions are known are DNA-binding proteins that assist the filamentation of RecA onto DNA for the initiation of recombination or recombinational repair.), whose protein sequence is MYTQRVRLVNFRNHRDSVFSFQKYNYIQGDNGSGKTSVIEALYILFNLKSFRPQPVNRAISFSMPFLDISAKCGIEPDSRILRYHYDTKAELRDDTGKINLKTKYLLDHPVVCYSPEFRQIAADDQDDRRKFVDRVAFQLDISHFDRLTDMKHLNSMKSAELKKDRPDVLYIDSLNDRIVDISKKVTSARQNAVIRINELLKGYYSLLKDNDGFLLDLRTNTFRPEILSKEIDDRRVVYGCSRDKLYCLSEGRIYDRFSSFGQKKTFVLLTLAAGLKVLEENGRNDIITFLDDFEAGLDENRIRRVFEMFSSSSQVFITGVRNHYFSDLHSIRIQVKNDEHSQ, encoded by the coding sequence ATGTACACACAACGGGTCAGACTCGTTAATTTCAGAAACCACAGGGATTCGGTTTTCAGTTTTCAGAAATATAACTACATTCAGGGCGACAACGGCAGCGGCAAGACCTCTGTCATTGAAGCCCTTTATATTCTGTTCAATCTAAAAAGCTTCCGCCCTCAGCCTGTTAACCGTGCGATCAGTTTCAGCATGCCTTTTCTGGACATCTCAGCAAAATGCGGAATAGAACCTGACAGCAGAATTCTCCGGTATCATTACGACACAAAGGCAGAACTGCGGGACGACACAGGAAAGATAAACCTGAAAACGAAGTATCTTCTGGATCATCCTGTGGTCTGCTATTCACCGGAATTCAGGCAGATTGCAGCAGATGATCAGGACGACAGACGCAAATTTGTCGACAGGGTTGCCTTCCAGCTTGATATCTCACATTTTGACCGGCTGACTGACATGAAGCATCTGAACTCAATGAAATCCGCAGAGCTGAAAAAGGACAGACCTGACGTGCTCTATATAGACTCTCTGAACGACAGAATTGTGGATATTTCGAAAAAAGTGACCTCGGCAAGGCAGAATGCCGTGATTCGTATTAACGAGCTTCTTAAAGGCTATTATTCCCTTCTGAAGGATAACGACGGTTTTCTCCTTGATCTGAGGACAAACACTTTCCGCCCTGAGATACTTAGCAAAGAAATTGATGACAGGCGTGTGGTTTACGGCTGCTCCAGAGACAAGCTCTATTGTCTGTCTGAAGGCCGCATTTATGACAGGTTTTCGTCATTCGGTCAGAAGAAGACATTTGTGCTTCTGACACTGGCTGCAGGGCTTAAAGTGCTTGAAGAAAACGGCAGAAATGATATAATAACCTTCTTGGACGATTTTGAAGCGGGACTCGACGAAAACCGCATCAGGAGAGTATTTGAAATGTTCTCGTCCAGCTCTCAGGTTTTTATTACAGGGGTCAGAAATCACTACTTTTCTGATTTACATTCAATAAGGATACAGGTGAAAAATGACGAACACTCCCAATAA
- the dnaN gene encoding DNA polymerase III subunit beta: MRFKAVKDDIYPFIQYANNFTSPKNLNTILQNILIEAEADGVTLKATDMQVGFSGKLDVSVETTGVATVSGKKLLDIVKEIPDGSVIDFFFDGSKINISAGKSNFKLSTISHEIFPTMAEITPEYSLKIKSQLLLELIKKTSFCISTDASKIEYTGAHLAVYGNKLEVSAADFQRIATSSLMFDDEYANEFIINIPRKTVVELIKILDHDEYVEIDTDRKQIIFKIGTIQIYSKLIEKYIKSITKLFSNEFPLTAKLKRSEFLDVIKRVSAITSEVTHGVVLSFKDDSLTLYSLETEYGAGNETVEDYEYKGNPIDIIFNSKHMVEMINNIDTDYFILQMIGDRNPAVILPDGGDYKYLVVPISINRF; the protein is encoded by the coding sequence ATGCGTTTTAAGGCAGTTAAGGACGATATTTATCCCTTCATCCAATATGCGAACAACTTTACGAGCCCTAAAAACCTTAATACAATTCTGCAAAATATATTGATCGAAGCTGAAGCGGACGGTGTCACGCTTAAAGCGACGGACATGCAGGTTGGGTTTTCAGGAAAGCTGGACGTAAGCGTTGAGACAACTGGTGTCGCCACCGTATCCGGTAAGAAGCTTCTTGATATCGTAAAGGAGATACCGGACGGTTCAGTAATCGATTTCTTCTTTGACGGCTCAAAGATAAATATCAGCGCAGGAAAGTCAAACTTCAAACTTTCCACTATCAGCCATGAGATATTTCCTACAATGGCCGAGATCACCCCTGAATACAGCCTCAAGATTAAAAGCCAGCTCCTTCTTGAACTCATAAAAAAGACAAGCTTCTGTATCTCAACAGACGCATCCAAGATAGAATACACAGGAGCGCATCTGGCAGTATACGGAAACAAGCTTGAAGTATCTGCAGCAGATTTTCAGAGAATAGCCACAAGCAGTCTCATGTTTGACGATGAATACGCAAATGAATTTATCATCAATATTCCCAGAAAGACTGTTGTAGAACTTATAAAAATCCTCGATCATGACGAGTATGTCGAAATAGACACAGACAGAAAGCAGATAATATTCAAAATAGGAACCATTCAGATATATTCAAAACTCATTGAGAAATATATCAAAAGCATCACTAAACTGTTCTCTAACGAATTTCCGCTTACTGCAAAGCTTAAGCGTTCCGAGTTTCTCGACGTTATAAAACGTGTATCCGCAATCACAAGTGAAGTCACCCACGGCGTTGTTCTCTCATTTAAAGACGACAGCCTGACACTTTACAGCCTTGAGACCGAATACGGAGCAGGTAACGAAACTGTCGAGGATTACGAATACAAAGGAAATCCCATAGACATCATTTTCAACTCCAAGCACATGGTGGAGATGATAAACAACATAGACACCGACTATTTCATCCTCCAGATGATAGGCGACAGAAACCCTGCCGTCATTCTTCCGGACGGCGGTGACTATAAATACCTTGTGGTTCCCATCTCTATCAACAGGTTCTGA
- a CDS encoding mechanosensitive ion channel family protein — MNNPVVQRIMQFLMESSEYFVVLFIAALSYFIIKKILVRAIHRYFEKTENHYDDILIESNIFSQLAYIAPALVFIYASDIIVIPKYVTQIIAAYIAVNITVFIIRLTSVINSIYSTFEIAARRPIKGYIQMVQVIAGFLGAIISVCMLIGKSPLGILSGLGAMTAILMLIFKDTIMSFIAGMQIMFNDLVHKGDWIEMPAFGVDGTVLDIALYTVKVENFDKTIVTVPTSKLIEGSFKNYRGMRDAGGRRIKRTIIIDQSTIRFLKPEDIDKFRRIGLINKYLDSKLSEDIDPTGCDINKRRLTNIGTFRAYVREYLKNNKNIHKDFTLIVRQMAPTSEGLPIEIYAFVCNTDWGFYEDVQADIFDHLTAVIREFDLRIYQHISDKTQI; from the coding sequence GAATAATCCCGTTGTACAGCGTATCATGCAGTTTCTCATGGAATCATCTGAGTATTTTGTCGTGCTTTTCATTGCGGCACTCAGCTACTTCATCATCAAAAAAATTCTGGTAAGAGCGATCCACAGATATTTTGAAAAGACAGAGAACCACTACGATGACATCCTCATCGAATCCAATATATTTTCACAGCTAGCCTATATCGCCCCTGCCCTTGTGTTCATATACGCTTCAGACATCATTGTTATACCTAAGTATGTGACACAGATCATAGCTGCATACATTGCTGTAAACATTACTGTTTTCATAATCAGGCTCACTTCTGTCATAAACAGCATTTACAGCACTTTCGAAATAGCCGCCCGCAGACCCATCAAAGGCTACATACAGATGGTACAGGTTATTGCCGGATTCTTAGGTGCAATAATTTCTGTCTGCATGCTGATAGGTAAATCGCCTTTAGGCATACTGAGCGGTCTCGGCGCAATGACAGCCATACTCATGCTGATATTCAAAGACACCATAATGTCTTTCATCGCCGGAATGCAGATCATGTTCAATGACCTTGTTCATAAAGGCGACTGGATTGAGATGCCCGCTTTCGGTGTCGACGGTACAGTGCTCGATATAGCCCTTTACACTGTCAAGGTTGAAAACTTCGATAAGACCATCGTGACAGTGCCCACCAGCAAACTCATCGAAGGCTCTTTCAAAAACTACAGAGGCATGCGTGATGCCGGCGGAAGAAGAATAAAAAGAACAATTATAATAGACCAGTCCACAATCAGATTCCTCAAACCTGAGGACATAGATAAGTTCCGCAGAATAGGCCTGATAAACAAATATCTCGACAGCAAACTCTCTGAGGATATCGACCCCACGGGATGCGATATCAACAAAAGAAGACTAACAAACATAGGCACTTTCCGTGCGTATGTCAGAGAGTATCTGAAGAACAACAAAAACATACATAAAGACTTCACACTCATCGTCCGCCAGATGGCTCCAACTTCCGAAGGCCTCCCGATTGAAATTTATGCATTCGTGTGTAATACTGACTGGGGATTCTATGAAGATGTGCAGGCGGATATCTTTGACCATCTCACGGCAGTTATACGGGAGTTCGATTTACGCATTTATCAGCATATTTCGGATAAAACTCAAATCTAG
- a CDS encoding response regulator translates to METLKILVVDDEEHTRLGYAEILKMGGYEVDLAVDGLDGLFKAENGGYDLIITDLRMPKLNGLEFLEKMKERNIAAKVIVITAFGSYKSFKEAENVGACVYLNKPVRAADLDAAITELFRK, encoded by the coding sequence ATGGAAACGCTTAAAATTCTTGTTGTAGATGACGAAGAACACACAAGGCTGGGATATGCCGAAATTCTGAAAATGGGCGGCTATGAGGTCGATTTGGCTGTGGACGGACTGGACGGACTCTTTAAGGCGGAAAATGGCGGGTATGACCTTATCATAACCGACCTGAGAATGCCCAAGCTGAACGGTCTTGAGTTCCTTGAAAAGATGAAAGAGAGAAATATTGCTGCGAAAGTGATAGTTATCACAGCATTCGGTTCATACAAATCCTTTAAAGAGGCCGAAAACGTCGGCGCCTGCGTATACCTGAACAAACCTGTCCGTGCGGCAGATCTGGACGCAGCTATCACTGAGCTTTTCAGGAAATAA
- a CDS encoding 2Fe-2S iron-sulfur cluster-binding protein: protein MFFTTKYKVTVANKNIVLEVRSGSNLYKVLREHDLIDRMLCDGSSQCGKCKVKIIGSDINKPTKKERLVLAESSLDSGIRLACQYSVKSDIKVDTQEPSKRENVNPGIISMKVVKKTGEVEENEFKSFLNPDLFAPKTETPSPSVRSQEPVQEPELIVDESIDDEEETYDNIVSHETFAFSSQPTGITPPPQPEIREVTQDVKEEPAQPEETFKIISHINNGLEKEESYSNDGLLLIQLPDGIQYYHYSAGIGNIASKGMIKTGERLETLLEKQLVSDFIYNNINAKDIERVIIMLDDCYFEGKEMFNLVIYTSINVGTFLIEVLQPMQNHRDMVRFMRFVNQTPGKRLLIPLDSLEKAYFLDEGNLFELEASNTGYDGLLSLSEFNGKNPVIGLSDDLLETTIRDTFHLPDSISFTVFFHTAVIFMRSGLTDKRLQLRERSEVMDLMPLEITVKLGKHDGLKRFNIYRKQGCDLYIDQNALNGLNRFRLFIRSVISYAEKKFSNIDNIVFYTLTDSMTLAEDLLALSAVPKKYEKKLKTFSGDPSIYGVQFFQEKDIENYFKKRFGTHEVINLDEDVVFTDTQRECEQKIIS, encoded by the coding sequence ATGTTTTTCACCACTAAGTATAAAGTAACGGTTGCAAACAAAAATATAGTTCTGGAGGTCAGGTCCGGCTCAAACCTGTACAAGGTTCTTCGTGAACACGACCTGATAGACAGAATGCTCTGCGACGGCAGCAGCCAGTGCGGAAAATGTAAGGTCAAAATAATCGGCAGCGACATAAACAAACCCACAAAAAAAGAGAGGCTTGTTCTCGCTGAATCCAGCCTGGATTCCGGAATCCGTCTGGCATGCCAGTATTCCGTTAAGTCCGATATTAAAGTCGATACTCAGGAACCCTCAAAGCGTGAGAACGTCAACCCCGGCATAATCAGCATGAAGGTGGTTAAGAAGACCGGAGAGGTTGAGGAGAACGAGTTCAAAAGTTTCCTCAACCCAGACCTGTTCGCTCCGAAAACAGAAACGCCCTCCCCTTCAGTACGATCTCAGGAACCGGTTCAGGAACCTGAACTCATAGTTGACGAATCCATAGACGATGAAGAGGAAACCTATGACAATATTGTTTCACATGAAACATTTGCTTTTTCATCTCAGCCCACCGGCATAACCCCTCCCCCTCAGCCGGAGATCAGGGAAGTGACTCAGGATGTTAAAGAGGAACCCGCACAGCCGGAAGAAACTTTTAAGATAATATCCCACATTAACAACGGTCTGGAAAAGGAGGAGTCCTACAGCAATGACGGTCTTCTGCTGATCCAGCTTCCCGACGGCATTCAGTATTATCACTACAGCGCAGGGATAGGCAACATCGCCTCTAAGGGTATGATAAAGACTGGCGAGCGTCTTGAAACGCTTCTTGAAAAGCAGCTGGTTTCTGATTTCATCTATAACAACATTAACGCAAAAGACATAGAACGTGTGATAATCATGCTGGACGACTGCTATTTCGAAGGCAAGGAGATGTTCAATCTGGTTATCTACACCTCGATAAACGTCGGAACCTTCCTTATCGAAGTTCTGCAACCGATGCAGAACCACAGGGATATGGTTCGTTTCATGCGCTTTGTAAACCAGACCCCGGGCAAACGTCTGCTTATTCCGCTGGATTCTCTGGAAAAGGCCTATTTCCTCGACGAGGGCAACCTGTTTGAACTTGAGGCATCCAACACTGGATATGACGGTCTACTCTCTCTCAGCGAGTTCAACGGAAAGAACCCTGTGATAGGTCTGAGCGACGACCTTCTGGAAACAACAATAAGAGATACTTTTCATCTGCCCGATTCGATATCCTTTACGGTATTCTTCCATACAGCGGTGATATTCATGCGCTCCGGACTCACCGACAAAAGGCTGCAGCTCAGGGAACGTTCGGAAGTTATGGATCTTATGCCTCTTGAGATAACCGTTAAACTGGGCAAACACGACGGACTTAAACGTTTTAATATCTACCGCAAACAGGGCTGTGACCTGTATATCGATCAGAACGCTCTGAACGGTCTGAACCGTTTCAGACTGTTCATCAGATCTGTGATAAGCTATGCGGAAAAGAAATTCAGCAATATCGACAATATAGTCTTCTACACTCTCACAGACAGCATGACACTGGCCGAGGATCTTCTCGCCCTGTCTGCCGTTCCCAAAAAATATGAGAAAAAACTGAAAACCTTCTCCGGAGACCCGTCAATCTACGGCGTACAATTCTTCCAGGAGAAGGATATCGAAAACTACTTTAAGAAGAGATTCGGCACTCACGAGGTTATAAACCTCGACGAGGATGTGGTTTTCACCGACACCCAGAGGGAGTGCGAACAGAAGATTATTTCCTGA